The genomic segment AAGCGCCGCCTCCCTGCCGGAGACGGCGCTTTGCTTACTTTGTATTGGAAAGATCCCACCGGAAGGGACAATACCGGGATGCCTTGTTGGTGTCGTACATGGTGTTTCTTGTAATGGTGGAGAAATCCAGATACCGGTAGTTGGTCTTTTCCTCCTTGTTGTTTTTGAACTTGAAGATGGAGGAAAGAATGTCCTTGCCGGGATTCCGCTGCAGCACCGGCCCCAACCGCCCGTTCTTGCTGATGAAATTCACGATCTCCGACGCCATGATCAGATTCTTGTCCGCTACGTTATACACACCGGTGCAGGAGGGAGAATCCGCCTGCCGCAGGTAACAGAGAATGAAGTCCGCCAGATTATGTACACAGCAGAAGTGGAAGCCGTACTCCCCCGTCCGGTACACAAAGTTGGTGTGATCCTTCGGGTCGGTGATCTTCGCCAGCAGATTGTCGTGCATCTCCAGCGTATACACCGGCGGCACCCGCATGATACAACCGATCACATTCTTGATGTGCCGCAGATCCGCCGCAAAGGCATGCTCCGTCTCCGACTTCATTTTTGCATAGTTGGTGACCGGCTTTTCGTCGTCCCCCTCCCGGATGGGCTCTCTGCCCTCAGGGATGGCGTAGACCTGGGTGGTGCTCAGCACCATGATCTTTTCTACTTCCTTGGAGATCGCCAGCTTGAACAGGAACTTGTCGCAAACACGGCTCTCCTCCATTTGCTTTTCCGTAATAATGGGGCCCAGATCATTGTCCACCGAGCATGCAAGATGCACCACTGCATCGATCCGTTCCTTCTCGAAAATCCCCATGTATGTAGTCTTATCGTGCGGCGCTGCGGCATAAAACCGATAATGCTCCTTGCCCTCGTTGTATGCGCTGGGGGCATGATCCACCGCAATGACTTCATGATGCTTTTTCAGCAGTCCGGAGCAGACCTTTTCCCCGATCAGCCCGCAGGCACCTGTTACCAAAACTGTTGCCATATACACCCTCCTGCCAATCCCTGCCTCTGCGCAGAAGCGGGATCATTCTATAAATACTCAAGTTTATTATAGCACATTCCGCCGCAACATGCAAGCCACCGCCGCATTTTCAACGTTTTTATCAAGGAAACAGGACGGTCTTTTCCCATTTTGCATTATTATCACAACGAAAACACGGGCTTTGCACGGTGTATGCAAAGCCCGCTGGATTTTCTTCGAGTTTTCCGGCAATGCTGTGCAGTGCCGCCTTATTCTGTCTTTACAGTGTCGGATACCGGGTGATCGTTTACATCCTTGAGGAATGCATCGATCTGTGCGTATACCGCAGAAACGGATTCGCTCCAGGGTGTGCCCTTGGAGGACGCACGGATACCGTTCTCGTTGCTGTCCAGAATGTTGGTGATATCCGGTGTGATGCCGGTGTAGAAGTCGAAGTAGGGATTTGCCAGAGCCAGCTCATCCATGGACTTCTTCATGTCTACCATTTCCTGCGTCCAGCCGTAATCGTCAAACATCTGCTCCTCGCCCAGCTCTGCTGCACGCTCGTTCAGCAGGGTCAGACGCTTGCACTCTGCAAATTTGGCAACGCCCTGGGGGTTCTTGCCGCCCTTGACCATCACATAGCCGTCCAGACCGCAGGGGATATAGTACTCGCTGGAGTTGGGATCCTTCGGCATGGGAACGAAGAATGCGTCCTCGCCAAAGTTGTTCTGCCACTGGTCAGCGGAGCAGTACATTGCCCACAGACCGCAGGGATAGAACATGGTCTTTCCTTCCTTGATATAGGTGGGCTGTGCAGTCCAGCCGAAGTCGCCTACGCCGATGGCTACGCAGTTGGTGGTATACAGGTCGTACATCCAGTTCTGCACACGCTCGATTGCAGGATCCTTCAGGTTATTTACCAGCTTGCCGTCCTTCAGACCAACGTAGGGCACGCCGCAGGTTGCGGACAGACCGGATTCAAACCACCAGCCGTCAATGCCGTAGAAGCCCTCATCCGGATCTACGAACTTGGTCAGCATCTTCTGGAATGCGTCCCAGGTCCACTCGCCCTTCTTGTACAGAGCAGCCGGATCCTCCAGACCTGCTTCTTCCACGGTCTTCCGGTTGTAGATTACAGCGCACTTGTCGCCGGTTACCTGGTTTACAATGACATAGTGCTTGCCGTTCCAGAGCATCATGTCGTTTGCCTGCTTTACGTCAGACCAGAGGGGGGTACTGTAGTCGATATAATCGTCCACCGGCACGAACATGCCACGGATTGCGCCTCTGGGAAATGCGTCCAGATCGCTGGCAGGGAAGAAGTCAATGCCCTCATCGCCGTTGATGGCGTTTGCCAGGGAGTCGTATCTGGTACTCCAGTCGATCATGTGGTATTCCACCTGTCCGCCGTAGCGCTCCTGGAAAATAGCCAGCTCAATAGGTGTATTCTTGCCGGTGCCGTCCGGGTTGATGTCCCAGTTGGACATCCACTTGATGGTCTTGTTTTCCAGCTCCCCGGTGAGCCGGTCGTCAGCGGATGCGATCTGCGCAACCTCCTCCCGAGTGGCAGAATCCAGGGACTTGTAGCTGCTTGTTTCCTTCTCGCCGCATGCGAACATGCTCATGGACAAACCAGCTACCAGAATCGCAGCAACGCCGCTCTTCAGCTTACGAACGTTCATGAAATAACCTCCTGTAAAGTAATCATTTAAGCCGGAAGCTCGCCTGTTGGGCTTCCGTTAAGCACTCCATGCAACACGACTTATGATATCCCCGTCATTGCATACATTCACACTCTTATTATACCCTTTTTTGCACATACCAGTCAATCCACAAACTGCCGTATTTTTGCCGCTGCTTTTAGTGATTATCACGAAAAACACAAAAATGGGCATGCAAAACGGCGGAACCCGAAGGCGCCGCCGTACTTTCTTGCGCATTATATAAATTAAGAAACAAAGATTCGTTTAAGCAGAACCGCATCCACTGCGTCCAGTCTGCCGTTGTCGTCCATATCCGCATTCTTGGCGCCCCGGGCGGTCAGCTTCCCTGCTCCCACCAGGTATTTGTTCAACGTCACCACGTCTGCGATCTGCACCTTGCCGTCCGCATTGGCGTCTCCGGGCAGTGCAGTTTCCGTGCCGGTGGTGGTGCCGGTGGTGCCGCCGGAGGTGCTGGCAGCCGTAGTCACCGGAGCAGTGCCGTCCGGCTCGATGCCGTAGAGCAGCACCCCGTTCTGGTACACGGTGATCTTGTCGGTCATCACGTTGTCCTCCGCCCCTTCAATGTCCTGGCAGGAGTAGTCGTTGGTGGAATCCCAGCCCTTACCGTAGTTGGGGAATACCAGCGCCAGCATGGTCTCGCACTGATATCTGCCCTCGGAGATCGGGATGGCTGCTCTGCCGTCCGGGTAGGTGACCTCCACATAGTAGATGTCTCCGCTGTAATGCTGAATGCCGCTGATCTGCGCCGGGGTCACGTCGCTGTACATGGCGCTCTGATCCCGGTCGCAGCGGATTACCACATCCTCCGGCTTGTTGCCGGCTGCAATGACCTCGGACAGATCCATATAATACCGATAGGACAGATTGTCCTCCACCCGTGCAGGCCATGCGGTCTGGTTGGTGAATTTCAGGCTCAGGTTCACGCCCCCTGCGTCACTGGTTGCCTTTGCCTCCACGAAAAATTCGGGCGTGCGGACTTCCGGCTCCGGGAATGCAGCGTCGGTCTCGCCTCCGTATGCGCTGACCATCTTGCACAGCAGTGCGGTAAAGCCAGCGTTATAGTCGGTGGCAACCTCGTTGTTGATGTAGTTCCCACGATCGTCCTCGTAGTTGCCGCTGTTGTCCGGGCCGCCTACCAGTGCGCCGTACAGCACATGCCGGTTGGTTTCCGGTGTTTCCAGGGCATTCTTCCAGGAGCAGTGGGCTGTCCGGTGATGGGGGTTCTTGGGGGAATTTGCACAGTGGCCTACCACATAGCACTGGTGATCCGGGTTATCCCCCAGAGAGTAGTTGATCTGATTCTCGTACAGGGTCTTGTACTTGGTGCACAGTGCCGCATCAGAGCTGAACAGGGTGTCGCATGCAACCGCCGCCAGGAACCCGATGTTGTTGGCATACCGCAGGCAGCCCCAGGTGTCCACATAGCACAGGCCACCGTCCAGCTGCTTGCCGCTGCACCAGTAATCCAGGTGCTTCTGCACCCGGGAGATGTAGGTGGAATCCTTGGTGTTCTGGGCATACAGCAGCAAGCCGCCCTGCTGCACATCATCCCAGCACTGGGACCAGGAGTATTTCAGCTCGGAGGTGCCCAGCTCCTTCCCCAGATTGGGGATATAGCTTTCCGCCTTGTTCAGGTATGCCTTGTCGCCGGTTGCCTTGTACAGCCAGTTTGCCGCATAGAACAGCTCGTCGTAGAAGTGGCTGGAGCGGTAGAAGCCGCTGGCGTCACTGTCGTTGTATACCGTATCGCTGGGGCTTGTGGAAGCGATCTTGAAGATGTTTTCCGCATGCTCCAGGTAGGCACTCCGCTGACCTTCCCCGATTTTTCCGTCCAGGGCGCAGTACCCTGCCGCCAGGGCAGCCGCCATTTCTCCGAATACGGCGGAGCAGCCCTCGGATGCC from the Ruminococcus champanellensis 18P13 = JCM 17042 genome contains:
- a CDS encoding NAD-dependent epimerase/dehydratase family protein produces the protein MATVLVTGACGLIGEKVCSGLLKKHHEVIAVDHAPSAYNEGKEHYRFYAAAPHDKTTYMGIFEKERIDAVVHLACSVDNDLGPIITEKQMEESRVCDKFLFKLAISKEVEKIMVLSTTQVYAIPEGREPIREGDDEKPVTNYAKMKSETEHAFAADLRHIKNVIGCIMRVPPVYTLEMHDNLLAKITDPKDHTNFVYRTGEYGFHFCCVHNLADFILCYLRQADSPSCTGVYNVADKNLIMASEIVNFISKNGRLGPVLQRNPGKDILSSIFKFKNNKEEKTNYRYLDFSTITRNTMYDTNKASRYCPFRWDLSNTK
- a CDS encoding ABC transporter substrate-binding protein — protein: MNVRKLKSGVAAILVAGLSMSMFACGEKETSSYKSLDSATREEVAQIASADDRLTGELENKTIKWMSNWDINPDGTGKNTPIELAIFQERYGGQVEYHMIDWSTRYDSLANAINGDEGIDFFPASDLDAFPRGAIRGMFVPVDDYIDYSTPLWSDVKQANDMMLWNGKHYVIVNQVTGDKCAVIYNRKTVEEAGLEDPAALYKKGEWTWDAFQKMLTKFVDPDEGFYGIDGWWFESGLSATCGVPYVGLKDGKLVNNLKDPAIERVQNWMYDLYTTNCVAIGVGDFGWTAQPTYIKEGKTMFYPCGLWAMYCSADQWQNNFGEDAFFVPMPKDPNSSEYYIPCGLDGYVMVKGGKNPQGVAKFAECKRLTLLNERAAELGEEQMFDDYGWTQEMVDMKKSMDELALANPYFDFYTGITPDITNILDSNENGIRASSKGTPWSESVSAVYAQIDAFLKDVNDHPVSDTVKTE
- a CDS encoding glycoside hydrolase family 9 protein, producing the protein MNKRIISLACTGAILAGAAGSLPVQNAGLHGAAADINYATALQMSLYFYECQQAGHLPAWNRVEWRADATTDDFIDGGWYDAGDHVKFNLPMAYSASMLAWGLYQYGDGVQACGEMENYVNNLSFVLDYLAACDLGDEIVFQVGNGQEDHTWWGPVELYSYGMGESSPYTRPYYKASEGCSAVFGEMAAALAAGYCALDGKIGEGQRSAYLEHAENIFKIASTSPSDTVYNDSDASGFYRSSHFYDELFYAANWLYKATGDKAYLNKAESYIPNLGKELGTSELKYSWSQCWDDVQQGGLLLYAQNTKDSTYISRVQKHLDYWCSGKQLDGGLCYVDTWGCLRYANNIGFLAAVACDTLFSSDAALCTKYKTLYENQINYSLGDNPDHQCYVVGHCANSPKNPHHRTAHCSWKNALETPETNRHVLYGALVGGPDNSGNYEDDRGNYINNEVATDYNAGFTALLCKMVSAYGGETDAAFPEPEVRTPEFFVEAKATSDAGGVNLSLKFTNQTAWPARVEDNLSYRYYMDLSEVIAAGNKPEDVVIRCDRDQSAMYSDVTPAQISGIQHYSGDIYYVEVTYPDGRAAIPISEGRYQCETMLALVFPNYGKGWDSTNDYSCQDIEGAEDNVMTDKITVYQNGVLLYGIEPDGTAPVTTAASTSGGTTGTTTGTETALPGDANADGKVQIADVVTLNKYLVGAGKLTARGAKNADMDDNGRLDAVDAVLLKRIFVS